One genomic window of Borreliella burgdorferi B31 includes the following:
- the spoT gene encoding guanosine-3',5'-bis(diphosphate) 3'-pyrophosphohydrolase, giving the protein MIQAYEIAHLIKINDLEKARNIFKKTVENTYKDEFERKSIFKALEIAEQLHYGQYRESGEPYIIHPIMVSLFLAKFQLDFKATIAGLLHDVLEDTNVEKEEIVKEFDEEILSLIDGVTKIHDLHNKTRSIKEANTISKMFFAMTHDIRIIIIKLADKLHNMTTLSYLPKNRQDRIAKDCLSTYVPIAERLGISSLKTYLEDLSFKHLYPKDYKEIKNFLSETKIEREKKLYKGKLSIEKELQKSGIEAEITVRSKHFYSIFRKMQTRTNKLTQIFDTLGIRIICKKQKECYEILEIVHRVWKPIPGRLKDYIASPKENKYQSLHTTVRIPEDNQLIEIQIRTEEMDRIANYGVAAHWIYKEQIELKADDLSFINRIKKWQQESANKSQYSMNDIHKELLNTFIYVYTPEGEVVELPFGSNSIDFAYIIHTDIGDQALYAKINGKISSITKPLKNEQIVEIFTSKDSKPDVIWLNSVRTKKARSKIRSWLNKNDNTIFVDNNIIAYLVGANKEQRKLFSLFKSYTKTKIKRIAIDPECSPTTGEDIIGIIHKDEIIVHNENCQKLKSYKKPQLIEVEWEATPTRKVHHIILLLKELKGIFSYLENIFTLNDVRLISEKIEDCGNGHGITNIIVSSNAKNITKIISALKENPNILQIMQIEEDIKNYDN; this is encoded by the coding sequence ATGATACAAGCATACGAAATTGCACATTTAATCAAGATAAATGATCTTGAAAAAGCTAGAAATATTTTTAAAAAAACTGTTGAAAATACTTACAAAGATGAATTTGAACGAAAAAGCATATTCAAAGCTCTAGAAATAGCAGAACAGCTCCACTATGGCCAATATAGAGAAAGTGGAGAGCCTTACATTATTCACCCAATAATGGTTTCATTATTTCTTGCCAAATTTCAACTAGATTTTAAAGCAACTATTGCTGGACTACTGCATGACGTACTTGAAGATACAAATGTTGAAAAAGAAGAAATAGTAAAAGAATTTGACGAGGAAATTTTAAGCCTAATCGACGGTGTAACTAAAATTCATGATTTACACAATAAAACAAGAAGCATAAAAGAGGCTAATACTATCTCAAAAATGTTTTTTGCAATGACACATGATATTAGAATAATAATAATAAAACTGGCAGATAAACTTCATAATATGACAACTCTCTCTTATTTGCCCAAAAACAGACAAGACAGGATTGCAAAAGATTGCCTTTCAACTTACGTTCCAATAGCAGAACGCCTTGGGATCTCATCTCTTAAAACATATCTTGAGGATCTTTCATTTAAGCATCTTTATCCTAAAGATTATAAAGAAATAAAAAATTTTTTATCTGAAACAAAAATAGAAAGAGAAAAAAAATTATACAAAGGAAAATTATCAATAGAAAAAGAACTTCAAAAAAGCGGAATTGAAGCAGAAATTACAGTAAGATCAAAACACTTTTATTCAATATTTAGAAAAATGCAAACAAGAACAAACAAACTTACTCAAATTTTTGATACTCTAGGAATAAGAATAATTTGCAAAAAACAAAAAGAATGTTATGAGATATTAGAAATTGTTCACCGGGTGTGGAAACCAATCCCGGGAAGACTTAAAGACTATATTGCAAGCCCAAAAGAAAATAAATATCAATCACTACACACTACTGTAAGAATACCTGAGGATAACCAGCTTATTGAAATACAAATTCGAACAGAAGAAATGGATAGAATTGCCAATTATGGGGTTGCAGCCCACTGGATATATAAAGAACAAATTGAACTTAAAGCTGATGATCTTTCATTTATAAACCGAATAAAAAAATGGCAACAAGAATCGGCCAACAAAAGTCAATATTCAATGAATGACATACACAAAGAGTTGTTGAATACATTCATATATGTTTACACCCCAGAAGGAGAAGTAGTAGAACTTCCTTTTGGATCAAATTCAATTGATTTTGCATACATAATTCACACAGATATTGGAGATCAAGCTCTTTATGCAAAAATAAACGGAAAAATAAGCTCAATCACAAAACCGCTTAAAAACGAACAAATTGTTGAAATATTCACATCAAAAGACTCAAAACCGGATGTAATATGGCTAAACAGCGTAAGAACAAAAAAGGCCCGATCAAAAATTAGATCATGGCTTAACAAGAATGACAACACAATTTTTGTAGACAACAATATTATTGCTTATCTTGTTGGAGCAAACAAAGAGCAAAGAAAGCTTTTCAGCTTATTCAAATCTTATACCAAAACCAAAATAAAAAGAATTGCAATAGACCCTGAATGTAGTCCAACAACAGGTGAAGATATTATTGGAATAATACATAAAGACGAAATAATAGTGCACAATGAAAATTGTCAAAAGCTTAAATCCTATAAAAAACCCCAATTGATTGAAGTTGAGTGGGAAGCAACACCAACTAGAAAAGTGCATCACATTATTTTACTTTTAAAAGAGCTTAAAGGAATATTTAGCTATCTTGAAAACATTTTCACACTCAATGACGTAAGACTTATTAGCGAAAAAATAGAAGACTGCGGAAATGGTCATGGAATAACAAATATAATAGTCTCATCAAATGCTAAAAATATAACAAAAATTATTTCTGCTTTAAAAGAAAACCCAAATATCTTACAAATAATGCAAATAGAAGAAGACATTAAAAATTATGACAATTAA
- the prfA gene encoding peptide chain release factor 1 encodes MLLEKLNSATSKIKLIEEKLQDINLIKDQKKYSKIIKEYTYLEKINTKKIEYEKILSQINDTKTILEKEDQQEMKELIKQELIDLDKKKEDLEHQIKILLLPQDENDSKNIIIEIRAGTGGEEAALFANNLYSMYIKYSEKKKWKTEIINFNETELGGFKEIIFEIKGKDVFKKLKYESGVHRVQRIPITESNGRLQTSAATVAVLPNIEETEIDINEKDLRIDVYRSSGAGGQHVNTTDSAVRITHLPTGIVVQCQNERSQHKNKDQAMKILRARLYEFEDSKKQEQRSSNRKQQVGSGDRSERIRTYNFPQNRITDHRANITLYKLEEFMQGELDPLLDPLMIALQEQELKSNSI; translated from the coding sequence ATGCTTTTAGAAAAATTAAATTCAGCAACAAGCAAGATTAAGTTGATAGAAGAAAAATTACAAGATATAAATCTAATTAAAGATCAAAAAAAATATTCAAAAATAATAAAAGAATATACATATTTAGAAAAAATAAATACTAAAAAAATTGAATACGAAAAAATATTAAGCCAAATCAATGATACCAAAACCATCTTGGAAAAAGAAGATCAACAAGAAATGAAAGAGCTAATAAAACAAGAACTAATTGATCTGGACAAAAAAAAAGAAGATCTTGAACATCAAATAAAAATACTACTTTTGCCTCAAGATGAAAATGATAGCAAAAATATAATAATTGAAATTAGGGCTGGAACAGGTGGAGAAGAAGCTGCTCTTTTTGCAAACAATCTTTATAGTATGTATATAAAATATTCAGAGAAAAAAAAATGGAAAACAGAAATTATAAACTTCAATGAAACAGAACTTGGGGGATTTAAAGAAATAATATTTGAAATTAAAGGAAAAGATGTATTTAAAAAATTAAAATACGAAAGCGGTGTTCACAGGGTACAAAGAATCCCTATAACAGAGTCTAACGGAAGGCTTCAAACTTCAGCTGCTACTGTAGCAGTGCTACCTAATATTGAAGAAACTGAAATTGACATCAATGAAAAAGATTTAAGAATTGATGTTTACAGATCATCTGGAGCTGGTGGGCAACACGTCAATACAACTGATTCTGCAGTCAGAATAACGCACCTACCAACAGGAATTGTTGTACAGTGCCAAAACGAAAGAAGCCAGCATAAAAACAAAGATCAAGCAATGAAAATATTAAGAGCAAGGCTTTATGAATTTGAAGATTCAAAAAAACAAGAGCAAAGATCAAGCAATAGAAAACAACAGGTCGGCTCAGGAGATAGATCTGAAAGAATTAGAACCTATAATTTTCCTCAAAATAGAATAACAGATCATAGAGCAAACATCACTCTTTATAAATTAGAAGAATTTATGCAAGGAGAACTTGACCCACTTCTTGATCCTTTGATGATAGCACTTCAAGAACAAGAATTAAAAAGCAATAGCATATAG
- a CDS encoding UDP-N-acetylmuramoyl-L-alanyl-D-glutamate--2,6-diaminopimelate ligase: protein MNKKLNEVLLKLDQDLIKCVKGSLDLEISGVTYSSKLVLPRFVFFALPGIHFDGHDFIEIAIQKGSNVVVCSRDVDFYSPNVTYIKVDDFNIRKFMSNFSNIFYDEPSKKLKVIGVTGTDGKSSVCYYIYLLFKKKGVKVGFISTVFFDDGSGSLIKNPYRQSTPESTEIHSFLSTMVKNEAQYAILESTSHGLDLETARLIDVNYFAVVFTNIGHEHLEFHGTIQNYLNVKLGLFRSVSDDAGFGVINLDDLYSSDFKNAVKKSFTYSLKSSKADFFVSFIDEKTDSTRFEFYHKGVKYLANVSLLGSFNVENVMAALILVSQILNIDIQDIVDKLNCIKSLDGRMDSINLGQNFSVIIDYAHTPGAFSKLFPIFKRFATNRLISVFGSAGERDVEKRFLQGQIADIYSDLIILCDEDPRGENSMCIIKDIAKGIVNKVENKDLFFIADRKQAIEKAISLAKAGDLVVALGKGHESSIIYKNREVFWNEQEVVKNAILSLEKSEKEK, encoded by the coding sequence ATGAATAAAAAACTTAATGAAGTTTTATTAAAGTTAGATCAAGATTTAATAAAATGTGTAAAAGGTTCTCTTGATTTAGAAATATCAGGAGTTACTTATAGTTCTAAATTGGTTTTGCCCAGGTTTGTGTTTTTTGCTCTTCCAGGAATTCATTTTGATGGGCATGATTTTATTGAAATTGCAATTCAAAAGGGTAGTAATGTTGTTGTGTGTTCACGAGATGTGGATTTTTACAGTCCTAATGTTACTTATATTAAGGTAGATGACTTTAACATAAGAAAATTTATGTCTAATTTTTCAAATATTTTTTATGATGAGCCTTCAAAAAAATTAAAAGTTATTGGAGTCACTGGCACTGACGGGAAAAGTTCTGTTTGTTATTATATATATCTTCTTTTTAAAAAAAAGGGTGTTAAAGTAGGTTTTATATCGACAGTATTTTTTGATGATGGGAGTGGAAGCTTGATTAAAAATCCTTACAGACAATCAACTCCCGAGTCTACGGAAATACATTCATTTTTAAGCACCATGGTTAAAAATGAAGCTCAATATGCAATTCTTGAATCTACTTCTCATGGGCTTGACCTTGAAACAGCAAGGCTTATTGATGTTAATTATTTTGCAGTTGTTTTTACCAATATTGGACATGAGCATCTTGAATTTCATGGCACAATTCAAAATTATTTGAATGTCAAGCTGGGTCTTTTTCGGTCTGTTAGTGATGATGCTGGTTTTGGGGTTATTAATCTTGATGACCTTTATTCTTCTGATTTTAAGAATGCTGTTAAGAAATCTTTTACTTATAGCTTAAAAAGCAGTAAAGCGGATTTTTTTGTTAGTTTTATTGATGAGAAAACCGATTCTACTAGATTTGAATTTTATCACAAGGGGGTTAAATATCTTGCTAATGTTAGCCTACTGGGGAGTTTTAATGTTGAGAATGTAATGGCTGCTCTTATTTTAGTTTCTCAAATTTTAAATATCGATATTCAAGATATTGTTGATAAACTTAACTGCATTAAAAGTCTTGATGGGCGTATGGATAGTATTAATTTGGGGCAAAATTTTTCTGTAATAATTGATTATGCTCATACTCCTGGTGCTTTTTCCAAGCTTTTTCCTATTTTTAAAAGATTTGCTACCAATAGATTGATTTCTGTTTTTGGCTCTGCAGGAGAAAGAGATGTTGAAAAAAGATTTTTGCAAGGGCAAATCGCAGATATTTATTCTGATTTAATAATACTTTGCGATGAAGATCCAAGAGGCGAGAATAGTATGTGTATAATTAAAGACATTGCAAAAGGAATTGTAAATAAAGTTGAAAATAAGGATTTATTTTTTATTGCTGATAGAAAGCAGGCTATTGAAAAAGCAATAAGTCTTGCAAAAGCAGGAGATTTGGTTGTTGCTTTGGGCAAAGGTCATGAAAGTTCAATAATTTATAAAAATAGAGAAGTTTTTTGGAATGAACAAGAGGTAGTTAAAAATGCTATTTTAAGTTTAGAAAAATCAGAAAAGGAGAAGTGA
- a CDS encoding tetratricopeptide repeat protein produces MLNEKILDALGDLSSISDDQLLDVTEKSKRGYQLIKEERLSEAESLFSDILEKDNENNYALVGLGDIERKKNNYDKAIVYYQKCLVKHPSNNYALFGLGDCYRNLDNYKKATDIWEEYLKYDPENITVLTRVAASYRKLKNFQKSKQTYLKVMELIPDNDYALVGIGHLYYDFKEYKEALKYWLKMYELNQSKVDVRVLTSIGNCYRKLREFTRGIYFFKKALEISPSNFYAVFGLADCYRGNKEYKEALKYWLDIIEKDPKNNLVLTRVGDAYRYLNDYENSQIYYKKALDVDFDMFAILGLALIQKEQGKYEEALIAIKSLIKNNPKNSALYVNAAECYEALGQIGNAVDILSSFLQLGMKNIVVIDYLAVLRKKME; encoded by the coding sequence ATGTTAAATGAAAAAATTTTGGATGCTTTAGGAGATCTCTCGAGCATTTCTGATGATCAACTTCTTGATGTCACTGAGAAATCAAAAAGAGGGTATCAGTTGATCAAAGAAGAAAGACTTTCTGAAGCAGAAAGTTTATTTTCTGATATCCTTGAAAAGGATAATGAGAATAATTATGCTCTTGTTGGGCTTGGAGACATTGAAAGGAAGAAGAATAATTACGATAAAGCAATAGTTTATTATCAAAAATGTCTTGTAAAGCATCCGAGCAATAATTATGCTCTTTTTGGACTTGGAGATTGTTACAGAAATTTAGATAATTATAAAAAAGCCACAGACATATGGGAAGAATATTTAAAATATGATCCTGAGAATATAACGGTTTTAACAAGAGTCGCGGCATCTTACAGGAAGCTAAAAAATTTTCAAAAATCTAAGCAAACTTATCTTAAGGTAATGGAATTAATACCTGATAATGATTATGCTCTTGTAGGTATTGGCCATTTGTATTATGACTTTAAAGAATATAAAGAGGCTTTAAAGTATTGGCTTAAAATGTATGAATTAAATCAATCTAAAGTTGATGTTAGAGTATTAACTTCAATTGGTAATTGTTATCGTAAGCTAAGGGAATTTACCAGAGGAATTTATTTTTTTAAAAAAGCTTTAGAAATTTCACCTAGCAATTTTTATGCTGTTTTTGGACTTGCTGATTGTTATAGAGGCAATAAGGAGTACAAAGAGGCTTTAAAATATTGGCTTGATATTATCGAAAAAGATCCAAAAAATAATTTGGTTCTTACAAGAGTAGGCGATGCTTATCGCTATTTAAATGATTATGAAAATTCTCAAATTTATTATAAAAAGGCCCTTGATGTTGATTTTGATATGTTTGCCATACTTGGACTTGCTCTTATTCAAAAGGAACAAGGTAAATATGAAGAAGCATTAATAGCTATTAAAAGTTTAATTAAAAACAATCCTAAAAATTCAGCATTGTATGTTAATGCTGCTGAATGTTATGAAGCATTAGGGCAGATTGGAAATGCTGTTGATATTTTATCAAGCTTTTTACAGCTTGGTATGAAAAATATTGTTGTTATTGACTACCTTGCGGTTCTTAGGAAAAAAATGGAATGA
- a CDS encoding D-alanine--D-alanine ligase produces the protein MKKNLMLIFGGVSFEHEISCKSAYSIYLALLDLNKYNIYPVYIDKCTGVWYLLDSVSDPPKPINTDVLPIVSLLPGFGIFSNNKNLEIDVVFPVVHGRTGEDGAIQGVLKVMDIPCVGAGIIGSAISSNKYFCKLLLKSFDIPLVPFIGFRQHDYFLDKEEIKRNVKEVLGYPVIVKPAVLGSSIGINVAYSENQIESFIKEALKYDLTIVIEKFIEAREIECSIIGNEKMKIFSPGEVVVQDFIFYDYDAKYSVIPGNSIIFNIPAHLETNQLLSIKEYAFLTYKNLELRGMARVDFFVEKKSGTIYLNEINTIPGFTDISMFAKMCSNDGLQFKDLVDNLIDYAFQSYINRKKRIDFEN, from the coding sequence TTGAAAAAAAATCTTATGTTGATATTTGGTGGCGTTTCTTTTGAGCATGAAATTTCTTGCAAATCTGCTTATAGTATTTATTTAGCCCTTTTGGATCTAAATAAATACAATATTTATCCTGTTTATATTGATAAGTGTACAGGTGTTTGGTATTTATTAGATTCTGTTTCTGATCCTCCCAAGCCCATTAATACAGATGTTTTACCTATTGTTAGTTTATTGCCAGGTTTTGGAATTTTTTCAAACAATAAAAATCTTGAAATTGATGTTGTTTTTCCCGTTGTTCACGGAAGAACCGGTGAAGATGGCGCTATTCAAGGGGTTTTAAAGGTTATGGACATTCCTTGTGTTGGTGCTGGTATTATAGGGAGCGCCATTTCTAGTAATAAGTATTTTTGCAAACTTTTGCTTAAAAGTTTTGATATCCCTTTGGTTCCTTTTATTGGATTTAGACAGCATGATTATTTTTTAGACAAAGAAGAAATAAAAAGAAATGTAAAGGAGGTTTTAGGCTATCCTGTTATTGTTAAGCCCGCAGTATTAGGGTCTTCAATTGGAATAAATGTAGCTTACAGCGAAAATCAGATTGAATCTTTTATTAAAGAAGCTTTAAAGTATGACCTTACTATTGTAATAGAGAAGTTTATTGAGGCTAGAGAAATCGAATGTTCTATTATTGGGAATGAAAAGATGAAAATATTTTCTCCTGGGGAAGTTGTTGTGCAAGATTTTATATTTTATGATTATGATGCTAAATATTCTGTTATTCCTGGAAATTCTATTATTTTTAATATTCCTGCACATCTTGAGACAAATCAGTTATTAAGCATTAAAGAATATGCTTTTCTTACTTATAAGAATCTAGAACTCAGAGGTATGGCAAGAGTTGATTTTTTTGTTGAAAAAAAATCAGGAACTATTTATCTTAATGAAATAAACACTATTCCAGGATTTACCGATATATCTATGTTTGCTAAAATGTGCAGCAATGATGGTCTTCAGTTTAAAGACCTGGTGGATAATTTAATTGATTATGCTTTTCAAAGTTACATTAATAGGAAAAAAAGGATTGATTTTGAAAATTAA
- the prmC gene encoding peptide chain release factor N(5)-glutamine methyltransferase, which translates to MNINEVINYAKGXNLDTIEALLILELILKTKKELIIANIKKSLTKKEKKLFFDQIDKIEKGIPIHYILQKKEFMGIEFSLNKHVLIPRFDTECLAEEALIQIQQNGFKKILDLCCGSGCIGLSIAYYIRKKVILSDISTKALQIVEKNTKKLKLEKFVEIIHSNLLKCIKGKLDIIITNPPYLNKEELEIKNKIKKEPTKALLGFGKDGLNISRKILNQAKEKLSPNGLIIIESAPWQIKSLKDFAIKKGFSHLKTIYDLEKRARALILGQRDDTSIRNCTFNQDK; encoded by the coding sequence ATGAATATAAACGAAGTTATAAATTATGCTAAAGGTAMAAATTTAGATACAATAGAAGCACTACTAATACTTGAATTAATTTTAAAAACCAAAAAAGAATTAATAATTGCAAATATAAAAAAAAGCTTAACAAAAAAAGAAAAAAAACTTTTTTTTGATCAAATAGATAAAATAGAAAAAGGAATTCCTATTCACTACATACTTCAAAAGAAAGAATTTATGGGGATTGAATTTAGCCTAAACAAACATGTATTAATTCCAAGGTTTGATACAGAATGTTTAGCAGAAGAAGCCTTAATTCAAATCCAACAAAATGGTTTTAAAAAAATATTAGACTTATGCTGCGGTAGTGGATGCATAGGGCTTTCGATTGCCTATTACATTAGAAAAAAAGTAATACTCTCGGATATTTCAACAAAAGCTTTACAAATAGTTGAAAAAAATACAAAAAAGCTCAAACTTGAAAAATTTGTAGAAATAATTCACTCTAATTTGCTAAAATGTATAAAGGGAAAGCTTGATATAATCATTACAAATCCTCCTTATTTAAATAAAGAAGAATTAGAAATAAAAAATAAAATAAAAAAAGAACCCACAAAAGCTCTTTTGGGATTTGGAAAAGATGGGCTTAATATTTCTAGGAAAATATTAAACCAAGCAAAAGAAAAGCTTAGCCCAAATGGATTAATAATAATAGAATCGGCTCCTTGGCAAATAAAAAGCTTGAAAGATTTTGCAATCAAAAAGGGATTTTCACATTTAAAAACAATTTACGATCTTGAAAAGAGAGCAAGGGCGCTGATATTGGGACAAAGAGATGATACAAGCATACGAAATTGCACATTTAATCAAGATAAATGA
- the hflK gene encoding FtsH protease activity modulator HflK — MFDIKQIFNKTYEYLIIIITLILISIIVIANIFIVGPSEEAIVLRLGKLNRTLDSGIHVKIPLIEEKFIVPVKIVQEIKFGFLISPSDIRENDNANDESRIITGDLNIINIEWLVQYKIRDPYSFKFKVEDPETTIKDIAKSSMNRLIGDNTIFEIINDNRVGITEGVKSSMNEIIDNYNLGIDVVQVQIRNALPPKGKVYEAFEDVNIAIQDKNKYINEGRKEFNQIVPKIKGEALKVIEEARGYKESRINNALADTEIFNAILDAYLKNPDITKERLYNETMKEILENKDNIELIDKNFKNFLPFKEVK; from the coding sequence ATGTTTGACATAAAACAAATTTTTAATAAAACTTATGAATATTTAATAATTATTATTACCCTGATACTAATATCAATAATAGTTATTGCAAACATATTCATAGTAGGGCCATCAGAAGAGGCAATTGTACTTCGCCTTGGCAAGCTTAACAGAACTCTTGATTCAGGAATACACGTCAAGATTCCATTAATTGAAGAAAAATTTATCGTACCTGTAAAAATAGTCCAAGAAATTAAATTTGGATTTCTAATATCTCCAAGCGATATTAGAGAAAATGATAATGCAAACGACGAAAGCAGGATTATTACTGGGGATTTAAATATCATAAACATTGAATGGTTAGTGCAATACAAAATAAGAGATCCTTATTCATTCAAATTTAAAGTAGAAGATCCTGAAACAACAATTAAAGATATTGCAAAGTCATCAATGAATAGATTGATTGGGGATAATACTATTTTTGAAATAATAAATGATAACAGAGTGGGAATAACAGAAGGCGTAAAATCTTCTATGAATGAAATAATAGATAATTATAATTTAGGCATTGATGTAGTGCAAGTACAAATTAGAAATGCCCTACCCCCAAAAGGAAAAGTTTATGAAGCTTTTGAAGATGTAAACATTGCAATTCAAGACAAAAATAAATACATAAACGAAGGGAGAAAAGAATTTAATCAAATAGTTCCCAAAATCAAAGGTGAAGCATTAAAGGTTATTGAAGAAGCTAGAGGATATAAAGAAAGCAGAATAAACAATGCATTAGCAGACACAGAAATTTTCAATGCCATATTAGACGCTTACTTAAAAAATCCCGATATCACAAAAGAAAGACTTTACAATGAAACCATGAAAGAAATACTTGAAAACAAAGATAACATTGAATTAATTGACAAAAACTTCAAAAATTTTCTACCATTTAAAGAGGTAAAATAA
- a CDS encoding hemolysin family protein, with protein MLELIIILLFIILSAIFSASETAYTSLSIIQIQDIRKKGKSGISVYNLVQSPSKLITTILIGNNISNIVASTLTTKFVLEKYGNSALAISTGLITIIVLIFAEILPKQIAILNNEIIALSTSFFLKPLIFIFTPLIYIINKIIKKILNLFKVKTSSQMTKESIKNMLSLAGSLGILKNDSRIFMQKMLDIDQVRASEIMTHRTGVFSLSSSSKLKDVIKLIKEEGYSRIPIYKGQSREQIIGILIAKDLIEVNKKDMNKNVSQFIKPAVFVQQNKRIKDILDIMRKKQKIMAIVIDEYGGFSGILTIEDIVEKIFGAISDEYDIKEEKPLITQINDNTYSILGETTFDEIEEAIGISIKHKEYTNTIGGYLIDLLDKIPTKNETVKTNDGEYFIKEIQNNKIETITFIKSKK; from the coding sequence ATGCTAGAATTAATCATAATACTACTATTTATAATATTATCTGCTATTTTCTCAGCATCTGAAACAGCTTATACTTCATTAAGCATAATTCAGATACAAGACATAAGAAAAAAGGGGAAATCGGGAATATCCGTGTACAATTTGGTTCAATCTCCTTCAAAATTAATTACTACTATTCTTATCGGCAACAATATATCAAACATTGTAGCAAGCACACTTACAACAAAATTTGTACTTGAAAAATACGGAAACAGCGCACTTGCAATATCAACGGGCCTAATAACAATAATCGTTCTAATTTTTGCCGAAATACTTCCAAAACAAATTGCAATTTTAAATAATGAAATAATTGCCCTATCTACTTCATTTTTTTTAAAGCCATTAATTTTTATATTTACTCCACTAATATATATAATAAACAAAATCATAAAAAAAATATTAAATCTCTTTAAAGTTAAGACTAGCTCCCAAATGACTAAAGAGAGCATAAAAAATATGCTCTCTTTAGCAGGAAGTTTAGGAATTTTAAAAAATGACTCTAGAATATTTATGCAAAAAATGTTAGATATAGATCAAGTAAGAGCTTCTGAAATCATGACCCACAGAACAGGGGTTTTTTCACTCTCAAGCTCATCAAAGCTAAAAGATGTAATCAAATTGATCAAAGAAGAAGGATACTCTAGAATTCCTATATACAAAGGACAAAGCAGAGAACAGATAATTGGGATTTTAATAGCCAAAGACCTCATAGAAGTCAATAAAAAAGATATGAATAAAAACGTTTCTCAATTTATTAAACCAGCTGTATTTGTACAACAAAACAAAAGGATAAAAGACATACTAGATATTATGAGGAAAAAACAAAAAATAATGGCAATCGTAATCGATGAATATGGTGGTTTTTCAGGGATACTTACAATAGAAGACATAGTAGAAAAAATTTTTGGAGCAATATCTGACGAATACGACATTAAAGAGGAAAAGCCTCTGATTACTCAAATCAACGACAATACTTACTCAATACTTGGAGAAACTACTTTTGACGAGATTGAAGAGGCAATTGGGATATCCATTAAACATAAAGAATATACAAATACAATTGGTGGATACTTAATAGATCTGCTTGACAAAATACCAACAAAAAACGAAACCGTAAAAACAAATGATGGAGAATATTTTATTAAGGAAATTCAGAATAATAAAATTGAAACAATAACTTTTATCAAATCTAAAAAGTAG